In Gemmatimonas sp., a single genomic region encodes these proteins:
- the ftsA gene encoding cell division protein FtsA yields MNSEPIVAALDIGTAHTTAIVAAVHGDLPRTPTLRVLGVGNTRTMGLRRGVVSDIEEATHSIRKAVEEASRVAGVSPESLYVGIAGEHVRAMCSTGVVAISGNEIMRTDVDRVNEVARAMAIPQDRELLHAIPQEYRVDKTDGIRDPVGMIGTRLETEMYLVTIGSSPAMNLRKSIERAGYKTRELVLEPLASALAVLTEEEKELGVILLELGAGTTDLAVFHEGKIRHLGTIPFGGNAVTSDLVQGLGITNNDAEQLKEAYGCAYEPMVDAEQVIAMPASASHAERHISRELMTHIIHQRMDEIFDRVQREVQTAGFAGRLNAGIVLTGGGAALEGVSELAADVFGLGVRVGVPGDKVGGLVEQIAEPRFATAVGLALYGAHRVALGGVIARRPSLTGAGVDKLATRVKTWLQDWF; encoded by the coding sequence ATGAATTCCGAACCCATTGTCGCCGCCCTCGATATCGGCACCGCGCACACCACCGCCATCGTCGCGGCGGTGCACGGCGATCTGCCGCGCACGCCGACGTTGCGCGTGCTGGGAGTGGGGAACACCCGCACGATGGGCCTGCGCCGCGGTGTCGTCTCCGACATCGAAGAGGCCACGCACTCCATTCGGAAGGCGGTGGAAGAAGCCAGCCGCGTGGCCGGCGTGTCCCCCGAATCGCTGTACGTCGGCATCGCCGGCGAGCACGTGCGTGCGATGTGTTCCACGGGCGTGGTGGCGATCAGTGGCAACGAGATCATGCGCACCGATGTCGATCGCGTGAATGAAGTCGCGCGCGCGATGGCGATTCCGCAGGACCGCGAACTGCTGCACGCGATCCCGCAGGAGTACCGCGTCGACAAAACCGACGGGATCCGCGATCCCGTCGGCATGATCGGCACGCGCCTCGAAACGGAGATGTACCTCGTTACGATCGGCAGCTCGCCCGCCATGAACCTACGCAAGAGCATCGAACGCGCCGGATACAAAACGCGCGAACTCGTGCTCGAGCCGCTGGCCAGTGCGTTGGCCGTGCTCACCGAAGAAGAGAAAGAGCTCGGCGTCATCCTGCTCGAGCTCGGTGCCGGCACGACCGATCTCGCCGTGTTTCACGAGGGGAAGATCCGACATCTCGGCACGATCCCGTTTGGCGGCAACGCCGTCACGAGTGATCTGGTGCAGGGACTCGGCATCACGAACAACGATGCCGAACAGCTCAAGGAAGCTTACGGCTGCGCGTACGAGCCCATGGTCGACGCCGAACAGGTGATCGCCATGCCGGCGTCGGCGTCGCACGCGGAACGGCACATCTCGCGCGAACTGATGACGCACATCATTCATCAGCGCATGGACGAGATCTTCGACAGGGTGCAGCGCGAGGTGCAAACCGCAGGCTTTGCCGGCCGCTTGAATGCCGGCATCGTGCTCACCGGCGGTGGTGCAGCGCTCGAAGGCGTGAGCGAGCTCGCCGCCGATGTGTTCGGGCTCGGTGTGCGCGTGGGTGTACCCGGCGACAAGGTCGGTGGACTCGTGGAGCAGATCGCCGAGCCACGTTTCGCGACGGCCGTCGGTCTCGCGCTCTACGGCGCGCATCGCGTGGCGCTGGGCGGTGTGATCGCGCGCCGACCGTCGCTCACCGGCGCCGGCGTCGACAAGCTGGCGACGCGCGTGAAGACGTGGTTGCAGGATTGGTTCTAA
- a CDS encoding FtsQ-type POTRA domain-containing protein: MATAAFDPTTPSARKASPTTTPKAARPTWLRWVRGVGFVLAVGVGVGAPWWGPLALARLDYFHARRVVFEGVRYARPTELVARLNVDTLQSVWQPLEPLVERLGAHSMVASVVVERQLPGTLLIRVVEREPVAYVPRKGRLEPADATGRPLPIDPARYPLDVPVAASADSSLLHLLDGLRKDAPRLYARVSHGERAGKEEMRFKLGGVTVRTTSDVTVARFKDILPVEADLARNHLRAVELDLRFRDQVIARQP; this comes from the coding sequence ATGGCCACCGCGGCGTTCGATCCCACCACGCCGTCGGCCAGGAAGGCGTCGCCGACGACGACACCGAAGGCGGCGCGGCCCACGTGGCTGCGCTGGGTTCGCGGTGTTGGCTTTGTGCTGGCGGTCGGTGTCGGGGTGGGCGCGCCGTGGTGGGGCCCCCTCGCGCTCGCGCGGCTCGACTACTTCCACGCCCGTCGCGTGGTGTTCGAAGGCGTACGTTACGCCCGTCCGACGGAGCTGGTCGCGCGGCTCAACGTGGACACGCTGCAGTCGGTGTGGCAGCCACTGGAGCCGCTGGTCGAGCGCCTCGGGGCACATTCCATGGTGGCGTCGGTGGTCGTCGAACGGCAACTGCCGGGTACCCTCCTCATCCGCGTCGTGGAACGCGAGCCGGTGGCCTACGTGCCGCGCAAGGGACGACTCGAGCCGGCCGATGCGACCGGGCGCCCCCTGCCGATCGACCCCGCGCGCTATCCGCTGGACGTGCCCGTGGCCGCCTCCGCCGACAGTTCGCTCCTGCACCTGTTGGACGGTCTGCGCAAGGACGCACCGCGACTCTATGCCCGTGTTTCGCACGGCGAGCGGGCCGGAAAGGAGGAAATGCGCTTCAAATTGGGCGGCGTCACGGTACGAACCACGTCCGACGTGACCGTAGCGCGCTTCAAGGACATATTACCTGTGGAAGCGGACCTCGCGCGGAATCATCTGCGTGCGGTGGAGCTCGACCTCCGCTTTCGTGACCAGGTGATCGCCAGACAGCCATGA
- the murC gene encoding UDP-N-acetylmuramate--L-alanine ligase: MSAPHPRPDNAESGARAPSLTAAILLDRIDPRPVHFIGIAGAGMSALAELLGRRGVHLQGTDANPAGAPDLARYGIAVAAHDAALVRGARAVVYSSAISATHPEMVAARAAGIPLVRRAEALADAVSGGTLVGIAGTHGKTTTTVMTTEALTAAGREPTGVVGGRVELWAGNLRLGGDTYVVEADEYDRSFLALDPAVAVVLNVEADHLDIYRDLDDIMRTFEQYLAPARVVVRCADDDGAMALRVASRHEVIAYSATVPGTAPSRHADDARLVAGDLVLDAMGSRFQARFDGEDLGRVQLSVPGLHNVRNALAALGAGLALGCSVAAMAPGLAAFRGVERRFQRLGSVHGVDVVDDYAHHPTEVRATIAAARHAFPGRRLVLAFQPHLYSRTRDLQVDFADALSAADVLLLCDIYGAREAPDPTVTSALIGDRVTAGVMQWHGPRSEAVAALRAVVREGDVVVTMGAGDITKTGPELLEALRG; encoded by the coding sequence ATGTCTGCGCCGCATCCACGCCCCGATAACGCCGAATCCGGCGCCCGCGCTCCGTCGTTGACGGCCGCCATTCTGCTCGATCGCATCGACCCGCGTCCGGTGCACTTCATCGGAATCGCCGGTGCCGGCATGAGTGCGCTGGCTGAACTGCTTGGCCGTCGTGGCGTGCACCTTCAGGGCACCGACGCGAATCCCGCCGGCGCGCCCGATCTCGCGCGCTACGGCATCGCCGTCGCCGCGCACGATGCGGCACTCGTGCGCGGTGCACGTGCCGTGGTCTATTCCTCCGCGATCAGCGCGACGCACCCCGAGATGGTCGCGGCGCGTGCCGCCGGCATCCCGCTGGTGCGACGCGCCGAAGCGCTGGCCGATGCAGTCAGCGGCGGGACGCTGGTCGGGATCGCCGGCACGCACGGCAAAACGACCACGACCGTGATGACGACTGAAGCGCTCACCGCCGCCGGTCGCGAACCCACCGGCGTGGTGGGAGGACGCGTGGAGCTCTGGGCGGGCAATCTGCGCTTGGGCGGCGACACGTACGTCGTCGAGGCCGATGAATACGACCGCTCGTTCCTCGCGCTCGATCCGGCCGTGGCCGTCGTTCTGAATGTGGAAGCCGATCATCTCGACATCTATCGCGATCTCGACGACATCATGCGCACGTTCGAGCAATACCTCGCACCGGCGCGCGTTGTCGTCCGATGCGCCGACGATGACGGGGCGATGGCCCTGCGCGTTGCGTCGCGACACGAGGTGATTGCGTACAGCGCCACGGTGCCAGGTACGGCGCCGTCGAGGCACGCCGATGATGCGCGGCTGGTCGCCGGCGACCTGGTGCTCGATGCGATGGGCTCACGCTTTCAGGCGCGTTTCGACGGCGAAGACCTGGGCCGCGTGCAGCTCTCGGTGCCGGGGCTGCACAACGTGCGCAACGCGCTCGCTGCGCTCGGCGCCGGACTCGCGCTCGGCTGCTCCGTGGCAGCCATGGCACCGGGACTGGCTGCGTTCCGCGGCGTCGAGCGTCGGTTTCAGCGACTGGGATCAGTGCACGGGGTCGACGTCGTCGATGACTACGCGCACCACCCGACCGAGGTGCGCGCCACGATCGCCGCGGCGCGTCATGCGTTCCCTGGCCGTCGGCTCGTGCTCGCGTTTCAGCCGCACTTGTATTCCCGCACGCGCGATCTGCAGGTCGATTTCGCCGACGCGCTGAGCGCTGCCGATGTGCTGTTGCTGTGCGACATCTATGGCGCCCGCGAGGCGCCCGATCCGACCGTCACGTCGGCGCTCATCGGCGATCGCGTCACGGCCGGTGTGATGCAGTGGCACGGCCCGCGAAGCGAAGCGGTGGCCGCGTTGCGGGCCGTGGTTCGAGAGGGGGACGTGGTCGTGACCATGGGCGCCGGCGATATCACCAAGACGGGCCCCGAACTGCTCGAGGCGCTGCGCGGCTGA
- a CDS encoding glycosyltransferase, whose amino-acid sequence MTSSRATRIFFAGGGTGGHLYPGLAIARALVKQAPHVEPHFIGARRGIERDVLPTTEFGFTLLDLHPLYRQAPWKNWRTIVGAIGAWREITHLAAPNAPLAVIGTGGYAAGVALAWGRARGVPIMLHEPDSHPGLTTRTFAKGATSLFLGFPEAATRLSVGANTQVLPLGCPIEPPPASPRSRAEARGVWGLSDHAFVVLIVGGSQGARALNDVVAAWTAQGLPEGVAVIWATGKQQAAAYLDRESAMVRVRPYLAPIADAYAAADLAVTRAGAMTIAELCAWGIPSLLVPLPSAAQDHQTHNAQATQAVGAARYVPQRDFTVALLDDAVRSLRDDPAARAAMHHAALQRARPGAAADIARSVIVTLGLDAVGIG is encoded by the coding sequence ATGACGTCGTCTCGCGCGACCCGTATCTTCTTCGCGGGCGGCGGTACCGGTGGGCACCTGTACCCCGGCCTTGCGATCGCGCGGGCGTTGGTGAAGCAGGCACCGCACGTCGAGCCGCACTTCATCGGTGCGCGCCGCGGCATCGAACGCGATGTGCTGCCGACCACGGAGTTCGGCTTCACGCTGCTCGACCTGCACCCGCTGTATCGTCAGGCGCCGTGGAAGAACTGGCGTACGATCGTGGGCGCCATCGGCGCGTGGCGCGAGATCACGCACCTGGCGGCGCCGAACGCGCCTTTGGCCGTCATCGGCACTGGCGGGTACGCGGCGGGCGTGGCGTTAGCGTGGGGGCGCGCGCGCGGCGTGCCCATCATGCTGCACGAACCCGATTCGCATCCGGGGCTGACTACGCGCACGTTCGCCAAGGGCGCGACGTCCCTATTCCTTGGCTTTCCTGAAGCGGCGACTCGGCTCTCGGTGGGCGCGAACACGCAGGTGCTGCCGTTGGGATGTCCGATTGAGCCGCCACCGGCATCGCCGCGATCGCGAGCCGAGGCGCGAGGCGTGTGGGGACTCTCGGACCACGCGTTCGTTGTGCTCATCGTGGGCGGCAGTCAGGGAGCACGCGCGTTGAACGACGTGGTCGCCGCCTGGACGGCGCAGGGACTTCCCGAGGGCGTCGCCGTGATCTGGGCCACCGGAAAACAACAGGCGGCGGCCTACCTCGACCGTGAATCAGCAATGGTGCGGGTGCGTCCCTATCTCGCGCCGATCGCAGACGCCTATGCCGCCGCCGATCTCGCGGTCACGCGCGCCGGCGCGATGACGATCGCCGAATTATGTGCGTGGGGCATTCCGTCGCTGTTGGTTCCATTGCCCAGCGCGGCGCAGGATCATCAGACACACAATGCGCAGGCCACGCAGGCCGTGGGCGCCGCGCGATATGTGCCGCAGCGCGACTTTACCGTGGCATTACTTGACGACGCCGTGCGGTCGCTGCGGGACGACCCGGCGGCACGGGCCGCCATGCACCACGCCGCGCTGCAGCGAGCCCGACCCGGTGCCGCCGCCGACATCGCTCGATCGGTCATCGTGACCCTCGGCCTCGATGCCGTGGGGATCGGCTGA
- a CDS encoding FtsW/RodA/SpoVE family cell cycle protein, with translation MSGTMTGTRERWRMSLEARALLLVTAVLVSFGLAVLYSASALQAISANSPGHFFVLRQFTGVVVGVVIFAICAKVDAEIWRKYAWHIMGISLLLMLIVVLPGMEAISRKVYGSRRYLFNGSLQPSELAKFAVLVWTPMLLVKKGAAVKQLGKGLMPFAVVIGALSLLAILEPDISVAMMFCLTMAVLLFVGGARVSHFLLFGAVGLLLIGFQASQSSYVRKRVESFLSKEQESTTRSATADQQYQSFVAVGSGGIVGVGFSQGNQQRGWLPLAYNDFIGSIVGEEFGFLGLGGLTLAFALYGWLGFRIARRARSPFTALVAIGITFVTVFTAFIHLGVVIGLLPNTGLTLPFVSYGRSNLVLTLAMTGILVNIGSDRERVYGASATDPLMAMA, from the coding sequence ATGAGCGGAACCATGACGGGCACGCGGGAACGCTGGCGCATGTCGCTCGAGGCACGAGCGCTGTTGCTCGTGACCGCCGTGCTCGTGTCATTCGGGCTGGCGGTGTTGTACAGCGCCAGCGCGTTGCAGGCGATCTCGGCGAACAGTCCGGGACATTTCTTCGTGCTGCGTCAGTTCACCGGCGTGGTGGTGGGCGTGGTGATCTTCGCGATCTGCGCCAAGGTCGACGCCGAGATCTGGCGAAAGTACGCATGGCACATCATGGGCATCAGTCTGCTGCTCATGTTGATCGTGGTGCTGCCCGGCATGGAAGCGATCTCCCGAAAGGTGTACGGCTCGCGCCGGTATCTCTTCAACGGCTCGTTGCAGCCGTCGGAGTTGGCGAAGTTCGCGGTGCTGGTGTGGACGCCGATGCTGTTGGTGAAGAAGGGTGCGGCCGTGAAACAGTTGGGCAAGGGGCTCATGCCGTTCGCGGTGGTCATCGGGGCGCTCAGTCTGTTGGCGATTCTCGAGCCTGACATTTCGGTAGCCATGATGTTCTGTCTCACCATGGCGGTGTTGTTGTTCGTGGGCGGCGCGCGCGTGTCGCACTTTCTGTTGTTCGGTGCGGTCGGGTTGCTGCTCATCGGCTTTCAGGCCTCGCAGAGTTCCTACGTGCGAAAGCGCGTGGAAAGTTTTCTCTCGAAAGAGCAGGAGTCGACCACGCGGTCGGCCACGGCCGATCAACAGTATCAGTCGTTTGTCGCGGTCGGGTCGGGCGGCATTGTGGGCGTTGGCTTCAGCCAGGGCAATCAGCAGCGCGGATGGCTGCCGCTCGCCTACAACGATTTCATCGGTTCGATCGTGGGCGAAGAGTTCGGATTTCTCGGACTCGGCGGGCTGACCCTCGCCTTCGCGCTGTACGGCTGGCTCGGCTTCCGCATCGCGCGGCGGGCACGAAGTCCGTTCACGGCGCTGGTCGCGATCGGGATCACCTTCGTGACCGTCTTCACCGCGTTCATTCATCTTGGCGTGGTGATCGGCCTATTGCCGAACACCGGACTGACCTTGCCCTTCGTGTCGTACGGACGCTCCAACCTCGTGCTGACACTGGCGATGACTGGCATCCTCGTGAACATCGGCAGCGATCGCGAGCGCGTGTACGGCGCCAGTGCGACCGATCCCTTGATGGCGATGGCATGA
- the murD gene encoding UDP-N-acetylmuramoyl-L-alanine--D-glutamate ligase, which translates to MGDVRPPQELASIVARRLAERRGEFAVVGLARSGIAAVRLLRAAGCSVYASDASTSEAVRSAGAMLEREGASVDVGVHNVQRIAHCSVLVVSPGIPPTAPPIRAALSAGVPVVSEVEVALRLQPALRYIAVTGTNGKTTTTALIGHLLRALGHDAADVGNIGTPVSELALLSAPPAWAALELSSFQLHDTPGIMPDVGVLTTLSPDHLDRYAGVAEYYADKKRLFANAVLPSQWVTTADSADVGALVAGIPGHWHRFSVHRTDVDGFYHRGSGMLHLFGEPLVARDRLTLTGDHNVANALAALLAVMAADPLHRIPSARAQLAAAIGTFGALPHRLEPVVDRGGILWLNDSKATNIDSTKVALASMSRPTIVLLGGRHKGESYTALVPELLRTAKVVLAYGEAGALIASDLEAPLHGRVLVEHCGSDRFEQVMTRARALAVAGDVVLLSPACSSYDMFNNYEERGREFARFAGAMA; encoded by the coding sequence ATGGGTGACGTACGGCCGCCGCAGGAACTCGCCTCGATCGTCGCGCGACGTCTCGCTGAACGACGGGGAGAGTTCGCCGTGGTCGGTCTCGCCCGTAGTGGGATCGCCGCCGTGCGTCTGCTGCGCGCCGCCGGCTGCTCGGTGTACGCCTCCGATGCGTCCACGTCAGAGGCCGTGCGTAGCGCCGGAGCGATGCTCGAACGCGAAGGCGCCAGCGTCGATGTCGGCGTGCACAATGTGCAGCGGATCGCGCACTGCTCGGTGCTGGTGGTCAGCCCCGGCATCCCGCCCACGGCGCCGCCGATCCGCGCCGCGCTCAGTGCGGGCGTACCCGTCGTGAGCGAGGTCGAAGTCGCGTTGCGTTTGCAGCCGGCGCTGCGTTACATCGCGGTCACGGGTACCAACGGCAAGACGACCACGACGGCGCTGATCGGTCATCTGCTTCGCGCGCTGGGACACGACGCCGCCGACGTCGGCAACATCGGCACGCCCGTGTCCGAGCTGGCGCTCCTCAGCGCGCCGCCGGCCTGGGCGGCGCTCGAACTGTCGTCGTTCCAGCTGCACGACACGCCCGGTATCATGCCCGACGTTGGTGTGCTCACCACGCTCAGTCCCGATCACCTGGATCGCTATGCCGGTGTGGCCGAGTACTACGCCGACAAGAAGCGACTCTTTGCGAACGCCGTGCTGCCGTCGCAGTGGGTGACCACCGCCGACAGCGCCGACGTCGGCGCCTTGGTCGCTGGCATCCCGGGGCATTGGCACCGCTTCTCGGTGCATCGCACCGACGTGGACGGGTTTTACCATCGCGGGTCCGGCATGCTGCACCTGTTCGGCGAACCGTTGGTGGCGCGAGACAGGCTGACCCTGACGGGCGATCACAACGTCGCCAATGCACTCGCGGCACTGCTGGCCGTCATGGCCGCCGATCCGTTGCATCGCATTCCCTCGGCGCGTGCGCAACTGGCCGCAGCCATCGGGACCTTCGGCGCACTGCCGCACAGACTCGAGCCCGTGGTCGATCGCGGCGGGATTCTGTGGCTCAATGATTCCAAGGCTACCAATATCGACTCCACCAAGGTCGCGTTAGCCAGCATGTCGCGGCCCACCATCGTGCTCTTGGGCGGGCGTCACAAGGGAGAGTCGTACACGGCGTTGGTGCCCGAATTGCTGCGCACGGCCAAGGTCGTACTCGCGTACGGTGAGGCCGGCGCGCTGATCGCGAGCGATCTCGAAGCCCCGTTACACGGACGCGTGCTGGTGGAGCATTGCGGCTCCGACCGCTTCGAGCAGGTGATGACGCGGGCGCGTGCGCTCGCGGTGGCCGGAGACGTAGTGCTCTTGTCACCAGCCTGCTCCAGCTACGACATGTTCAACAACTATGAAGAGCGCGGTCGCGAGTTCGCGCGGTTCGCGGGTGCCATGGCGTGA
- the mraY gene encoding phospho-N-acetylmuramoyl-pentapeptide-transferase, whose amino-acid sequence MLYYLLQPFARDVRVFNLLNYITFRSAAAFVSALLLTFVFGPVIIRRLRAMAVHQVVRAGTPDSHAGKGTTPTMGGLIILAATFVPVLLWARLSNRYVLLAMAVTVWMGMIGFLDDYLKLKQKREGKKNEGLVERYKLAGQVTCGLGLGLILLFFPVSTLPGASTTLPFFKYILVVPAVAWAAWMYIPWVTFILTGFSNAVNLTDGLDGLAAGLMAIAVLTLGLFAYVAGRVDTSAYLQIFYMAGAGELTVFCAAVVGACIGFLWYNAHPAQVFMGDTGSLALGGALGSIAILLKSEFLLLIVGAVFVAETVSVILQRTVFKYRKKRFGLEYAQQHRVFKRAPLHHHFELSGWPETQVVIRFWIIGILCAILALSTLKLR is encoded by the coding sequence GTGCTTTACTATCTGCTCCAGCCGTTTGCGCGCGACGTCCGCGTGTTCAATCTGCTCAACTACATCACGTTCCGATCGGCCGCCGCGTTCGTGTCGGCGCTGCTGCTCACGTTTGTGTTCGGGCCGGTCATCATTCGCCGGCTCCGAGCGATGGCCGTGCATCAGGTGGTGCGCGCCGGCACGCCCGATTCGCACGCCGGCAAAGGGACCACGCCGACCATGGGTGGCCTCATTATTCTGGCGGCCACCTTCGTGCCCGTGTTGCTCTGGGCGCGACTCAGCAATCGTTACGTGTTGCTGGCCATGGCGGTCACGGTGTGGATGGGGATGATCGGCTTTCTCGATGACTACCTCAAGCTCAAGCAGAAGCGGGAAGGCAAGAAGAACGAAGGGCTCGTCGAGCGCTACAAGCTCGCGGGCCAGGTGACATGTGGACTCGGTCTCGGTCTCATCCTGCTGTTCTTTCCGGTCTCCACCCTCCCCGGTGCCAGCACCACGCTGCCGTTCTTCAAGTACATCCTGGTCGTGCCGGCGGTGGCGTGGGCGGCGTGGATGTACATCCCGTGGGTCACTTTCATTCTCACCGGCTTCAGCAACGCGGTGAATCTCACCGACGGTCTCGACGGACTCGCTGCCGGACTCATGGCAATCGCGGTGCTCACGCTCGGCCTGTTCGCCTACGTGGCCGGTCGCGTGGACACGAGTGCGTACCTGCAGATCTTCTATATGGCTGGCGCCGGTGAACTCACCGTGTTCTGCGCCGCCGTGGTCGGGGCCTGCATCGGCTTTCTGTGGTACAACGCCCATCCGGCGCAGGTGTTCATGGGCGACACCGGCTCGCTGGCACTCGGCGGGGCACTCGGATCGATTGCAATTCTGCTCAAGAGCGAGTTCCTGCTGCTGATCGTGGGCGCGGTGTTCGTCGCGGAGACCGTGTCGGTCATCCTGCAGCGCACCGTGTTCAAGTACCGGAAGAAGCGGTTCGGGCTGGAATACGCGCAGCAGCACCGCGTGTTCAAGCGCGCCCCGCTGCATCACCACTTCGAATTGTCTGGCTGGCCGGAGACGCAAGTCGTCATCCGCTTCTGGATCATCGGCATCTTGTGCGCGATCCTCGCGCTCAGCACGCTCAAATTGCGCTAA
- the murF gene encoding UDP-N-acetylmuramoyl-tripeptide--D-alanyl-D-alanine ligase — MTAFSTAGTAFSAISAVAPDHAHPFWTFERVADALGTGPRIPRPLAGVSTDTRAITRGDVFVALKGERFDAHDFLATARDAGAAAFVVSDAGKAAGLGVPTYVVSDTLVALGELATAWRRAWGRSVIAVAGSNGKTSTKELLKAAFSRTLVVHATQGNLNNRIGVPLTLLAIPSDAEVAIVEVGTNTPGEVATLRAITEPDIAVLTSIGEEHLEGLGDLAGVLREESEIFHRVTLAIVPSAHPEVADIAKARATAVLSAGLENASITPTAWGLDTQGRPWLDVEGVHFTLPLRGAHQASNAMLAIAAAGACGVPLVDAAAGMAEMPVPTMRGVWEPLGELVLINDAYNANPASMRAALDLLGRVGSGQQRVAILGTMRELGAQSAQQHREVASAALASGADLIVGVGDFAAAFHEIAPADPRVVATPDFDALWSLLAPRLERNAIVLLKGSRGMRLERLVPTLTSWATA, encoded by the coding sequence GTGACCGCTTTCTCTACCGCCGGCACCGCGTTCAGCGCGATTTCCGCCGTCGCGCCTGATCACGCGCATCCATTTTGGACCTTCGAGCGCGTGGCCGATGCGCTGGGCACCGGGCCGCGGATCCCGCGTCCATTAGCCGGTGTGTCCACCGACACGCGCGCGATCACGCGCGGGGATGTCTTCGTGGCGCTCAAAGGTGAGCGCTTCGATGCGCACGATTTTCTCGCCACCGCACGTGATGCCGGTGCCGCCGCGTTCGTCGTGAGCGATGCCGGCAAAGCGGCGGGGCTTGGCGTGCCGACGTACGTGGTGTCGGATACGCTGGTGGCGCTCGGTGAGCTTGCCACCGCCTGGCGCCGCGCATGGGGGCGCAGTGTGATCGCCGTGGCCGGATCGAACGGCAAGACCAGCACCAAGGAGCTGCTCAAGGCGGCGTTCTCGCGCACGCTCGTGGTGCATGCCACCCAGGGCAATCTCAATAACCGCATCGGCGTGCCGCTCACGTTGCTGGCGATTCCGTCCGATGCGGAAGTCGCGATCGTCGAGGTCGGTACGAACACGCCGGGCGAAGTCGCCACACTGCGAGCCATCACCGAGCCCGACATCGCCGTGCTCACCTCGATCGGTGAAGAGCATTTGGAAGGACTCGGCGATCTGGCCGGTGTGCTGCGCGAGGAAAGTGAGATCTTTCATCGCGTGACGCTCGCCATCGTGCCGTCGGCGCACCCTGAAGTCGCGGACATCGCCAAGGCCCGCGCCACGGCCGTCCTGTCCGCCGGACTCGAGAACGCGTCGATCACGCCCACGGCGTGGGGGCTCGACACCCAAGGACGTCCGTGGCTCGACGTCGAGGGCGTGCATTTCACGTTGCCACTTCGGGGCGCGCATCAGGCGTCCAACGCGATGTTGGCCATCGCGGCGGCGGGGGCATGTGGTGTCCCGTTGGTCGATGCGGCGGCGGGGATGGCCGAGATGCCGGTGCCGACCATGCGCGGCGTCTGGGAGCCACTTGGCGAGCTGGTCCTTATCAACGACGCCTATAATGCCAATCCGGCCTCGATGCGTGCTGCGCTCGATCTGCTCGGTCGCGTAGGTTCAGGACAGCAGCGGGTCGCGATTCTCGGTACCATGCGTGAGTTGGGCGCGCAGTCGGCGCAGCAGCATCGTGAGGTGGCGAGTGCGGCGCTGGCCTCGGGGGCCGACCTGATCGTCGGCGTGGGTGACTTCGCGGCGGCGTTTCATGAGATCGCGCCGGCTGATCCGCGCGTCGTGGCGACGCCAGACTTCGACGCGCTGTGGTCGTTGCTCGCGCCACGACTCGAACGCAATGCCATCGTGCTGCTCAAGGGCTCCCGCGGGATGCGCCTCGAGCGGCTGGTTCCCACGCTTACCTCCTGGGCGACTGCCTAG